From one Eucalyptus grandis isolate ANBG69807.140 chromosome 9, ASM1654582v1, whole genome shotgun sequence genomic stretch:
- the LOC104418095 gene encoding uncharacterized protein LOC104418095 codes for MKMISEWTCGVRSMWKKYLQDAAYELARGSSMKSLPQKQVVVCRVGKERRKLRSNCDLIGYSVELKYQKETNVVTSAPNGGESLPSKPQKEIYTMKLRSKSRNPDHADDAVADGNAASSESLYSGNHIANLNRTNVNMEVDCARIPCINSGLSRKRVNAFHGRIHKKLLRKVRIKENHMSKPDADDDIHGPSCSESRQHTVAVHTRSHMENNHSPSKNLKKLKQGKQKVGIFFPECEQKQLSREAFLLVGIKRKRSVRRTKNSVEAQHADVCLKPSSNQESTEAFRADSELFANRCRNTRVFQSFGKRFRLKNMVSSPRKCRRKRAHIARPQSDTICFICHYAEDLIHCHRCFSSYHLGCLQLKVVPNEKWICPSCCCGLCGVRDSINGNRQMTNACFQCTRQYHVNCLDKVGSLYPSSYPSERFCSNACYKLYVQLHLLLGISNTTSVDGLTWTLIRSMRNDCKACSITRNYSSLKISHVLKVIKESFQPITELHTNRDLIKDIVFNSVSKLKRLDFRGFYLMVLQKGDEIASVAIVRILGLRLAEMPLIATSFQFRRQGMCRVLMNELEKLLVQLGVERLILPAARQVRTTWEASFGFSEMPVSDRQELLGYPLLGFQGTTMIQKYLCRSICKATRASHDTGSTALLSLVAGSMDQSRFCGLCYKRKLRDRGFGRENRMGSCNGVLHRYQLVYKRRRILAGRD; via the exons ATGAAAATGATTTCGGAGTGGACTTGTGGGGTTCGGAGTATGTGGAAGAAGTACCTACAGGACGCTGCCTATGAACTTGCAAGGGGATCAAGCATGAAGAGTCTACCTCAGAAACAAGTTGTGGTGTGCAGAGTTGGAAAGGAAAGACGAAAACTTAGAAGCAATTGTGATTTAATTGGTTATTCTGTTGAGTTAAAGTATCAAAAGGAAACGAATGTTGTTACATCAGCTCCAAATGGAGGAGAATCCCTCCCCAGCAAACCCCAAAAGGAAATATATACCatgaagttgagatcaaaatCCAGAAATCCTGACCACGCTGATGATGCCGTTGCTGATGGTAATGCTGCTTCTTCTGAAAGTTTATACAGTGGAAACCACATTGCAAATCTCAATCGGACTAATGTTAATATGGAAGTGGATTGTGCCAGAATCCCCTGCATTAATTCTGGTTTAAGTAGGAAAAGAGTAAATGCTTTTCATGGGCGTATCCATAAAAAACTGCTCAGGAAGGtaagaattaaagaaaatcATATGTCAAAACCGGATGCTGATGATGACATTCATGGGCCGTCATGCAGTGAATCAAGGCAACATACTGTTGCAGTCCATACAAGATCTCATATGGAAAATAACCACTCGCCGAGCAAAAATTTAAAGAAGTTGAAGCAAGGTAAGCAGAAAGTTGGTATCTTCTTTCCCGAATGTGAACAGAAGCAGTTGAGCAGGGAGGCTTTTCTACTTGTTGGTATCAAAAGGAAGAGATCGGTTAGGAGAACTAAGAACTCTGTGGAGGCCCAGCATGCTGATGTTTGCTTAAAACCTTCATCAAACCAAGAGAGTACTGAGGCCTTCAGAGCAGACAGCGAGTTGTTTGCTAATCGCTGTCGGAATACTAGAGTATTTCAAAGCTTTGGAAAACGATTCAGGCTCAAAAATATGGTCTCTAGTCCCCGAAAGTGCAGAAGGAAGAGGGCGCATATTGCACGCCCTCAAAGCGACACCATATGCTTTATTTGTCATTACGCTGAAGATCTGATCCATTGCCACCGCTGCTTTTCCTCATATCATTTGGGTTGCCTCCAACTTAAG gttGTTCCAAATGAGAAATGGATTTGTCCATCTTGCTGTTGTGGTTTGTGTGGTGTGAGGGATTCCATTAATGGCAATCGGCAAATGACTAATGCTTGCTTCCAGTGCACCCGCCAAT ATCATGTGAATTGCTTGGACAAAGTGGGGTCATTATATCCTTCAAGCTATCCATCGGAGAGATTCTGCAGTAATGCTTGTTATAAG TTATATGTGCAACTTCATTTGCTTCTGGGAATATCAAATACCACTTCTGTGGATGGCTTGACCTGGACCCTGATCAGATCCATGAGAAATGATTGCAAAGCATGCAGCATCACAAGGAATTACAGCTCTTTGAAGATATCCCATGTTCTTAAGGTCATCAAAGAGAGTTTCCAGCCCATCACTGAGCTTCATACCAATAGGGATCTGATCAAAGATATTGTTTTCAACTCTGT ATCAAAGCTTAAACGGTTGGATTTTCGGGGTTTTTATCTCATGGTTTTGCAAAAAGGTGATGAAATCGCATCTGTGGCCATAGTGAG GATTCTTGGGCTGAGGCTGGCAGAGATGCCTCTCATTGCCACGTCTTTTCAATTTCGGCGACAGGGTATGTGTCGTGTTTTGATGAACGAGTTGGAGAAG CTGCTTGTCCAGCTCGGTGTTGAGAGATTGATACTGCCAGCAGCGAGGCAAGTGCGGACAACATGGGAAGCATCCTTTGGATTTTCAGAGATGCCTGTTTCAGATAGGCAAGAACTGCTGGGTTATCCCCTCTTGGGCTTTCAGGGGACAACAATGATACAAAAATATCTTTGCCGTTCTATATGCAAAGCAACAAGGG CATCCCATGATACTGGGAGTACAGCTCTTTTATCTCTG GTAGCTGGATCAATGGACCAGAGCAGATTTTGCGGATTGTGTTACAAGCGCAAGCTTAGAGACAGGGGTTTCGGAAGAGAAAACAGAATGGGATCTTGCAACGGAGTGTTGCATCGGTACCAATTAGTCTATAAGCGGAGACGAATCTTAGCTGGCAGAGATTGA